In Paenibacillus sp. FSL M7-0420, a single genomic region encodes these proteins:
- a CDS encoding YheC/YheD family endospore coat-associated protein gives MGQKLVGILLNAAMHGGVPRLKTGQESLANYEEAAAAYGLTPCFVKLSDIDVASGFSSVYMKKGPQGYRRQIVPTPEVIHNRAIYDPRSTGVERLLRQGIQVYNSCNRYGKDQIHGLLERSRELQAYLPVTASGLSGLREMMGRYPDLILKPCRGSVGNGVMRLTRSGEGRWLWSYSLSGSRRKVSRAVNPDALPRVLRARLSSVPYLVQERIPLAEINGRPFDLRVTVQRGWGGAWQVTGLFAKLAAPGGFVSNIARGGEALKSSFALEQAFPGEEAARIRMSVLSLSLAIARELEKSLPGLADIGLDIGVTKHGHLYFIECNGRDQRYGFQKAGLRGVWKDSYRQPMGYARYLYEEALRMNSY, from the coding sequence ATGGGGCAAAAGCTCGTTGGGATACTGCTAAATGCCGCTATGCACGGGGGCGTTCCCCGGTTAAAAACCGGACAGGAATCTCTGGCCAACTACGAAGAGGCCGCCGCCGCATACGGATTAACCCCTTGCTTTGTGAAGCTGTCCGACATCGACGTGGCGTCCGGCTTCAGCAGTGTCTATATGAAGAAAGGTCCGCAAGGCTACCGCAGACAAATCGTCCCTACGCCGGAGGTCATCCACAACCGGGCAATCTATGATCCCCGCAGCACTGGCGTCGAGCGCCTGCTCCGGCAGGGAATTCAGGTCTATAACAGCTGTAACCGCTACGGCAAGGATCAGATTCACGGCCTGCTGGAGCGCAGCCGCGAACTGCAAGCTTATCTGCCGGTCACTGCAAGCGGACTCTCCGGTCTGAGGGAGATGATGGGCCGCTACCCGGATCTGATCCTCAAGCCTTGCCGGGGCAGCGTGGGTAACGGTGTGATGCGGCTCACCCGCAGCGGCGAAGGGCGCTGGCTCTGGAGCTACTCTCTCTCTGGCTCAAGACGCAAGGTTAGCAGAGCCGTTAACCCGGACGCCCTTCCCCGGGTCCTCCGCGCCCGGCTCTCTTCTGTGCCCTATCTGGTCCAGGAACGGATTCCGCTGGCTGAGATTAACGGACGCCCCTTTGACCTGCGTGTCACGGTACAGCGGGGCTGGGGCGGAGCGTGGCAGGTCACCGGCCTTTTCGCCAAGCTGGCTGCGCCCGGCGGCTTTGTATCGAACATTGCCAGAGGGGGCGAAGCCCTGAAGTCCTCTTTTGCCCTGGAGCAGGCATTCCCTGGAGAAGAGGCAGCCAGAATCCGTATGTCCGTCCTCTCCCTCAGTCTCGCCATCGCCCGTGAGCTGGAGAAGAGTCTGCCGGGGCTGGCCGATATCGGTCTGGACATCGGTGTCACGAAGCACGGACATCTGTATTTCATTGAATGCAACGGGCGCGACCAGCGTTACGGCTTCCAGAAGGCCGGACTGCGCGGGGTATGGAAAGACAGCTACCGCCAGCCTATGGGCTATGCCAGATATCTGTACGAAGAAGCATTAAGAATGAACTCTTATTGA